The genomic stretch TCCCCTGTCATCGCGTCATGGGCAGCAGTGGATCGATGGCGGGCTATCGCTGGGGCATCGAACGCAAGCAGGCGCTAATCAACAAGGAAGTTGCGACCTGATTTAGATGTCCGTTGACCGAAGCCTGCCGAGCGTCCGCCGGCGAGTTTCGATTTACCGACAACAACCGGAGTTCAACAACCATCATCCAGATCTACCCTGAAAACGTCCACTCATGGCGGACAGCAACCAAGCACACAAAAGGAGAGTGATCGTGTCGAAGGAAGAAGATAACAAGGCCATTGTTGGCCGGTGGTTCACGGATTTCTGGGGCAAGACTTGCGACCTCGGAATTGTCGATGAACTCGCTGCGCCCGACATGCTCCTGCAGTATTCGCTCCACGAACCGCGCCGAGGCCGGGAAGACATCAAGGCGTTCATGACGGACTTCCGAAAGGCGTTCCCTGATCTGAACTTCTGGGGTGCTGCGGATCTTATCGCGGAAGGTGACTACGTCGTCGGCCGCTGGGAAGGCGGCGGAACGCATACGGGACCCGCATTCAGCGACTTCCTGGTGGGATCCTTGCCGGCCAATACCGGCCGCAAGATGAAATTCACTGGCACCACCGTGCTGAAGCTCAAGGACAGAAAAATCATCGAGGAAATCGGCCTCGACGATGGTGTCACCGCCTTGCAGCAACTCGGTCTCATCCGCGCCGCGTAACCGTTCCCGGTCCGCGCCGACCGGAGAACCATAGAAGGGAGATCCGGCGACCTCTCGGTCGCCGGATCTCCCCGAGATGCAATCGATGAACGGTTGTTAGTCGCGCCAGCCGAACACCTCGCCCGAAGCTCGCATCTCATCTGGGGTCGCGATCATTCCTATTCGAGGCTATCGGCAATCCTCGTCGCGCCTGTCACGAGCCACGTCCCCGCCCCGTGCGCCGGAGGCGGGTCAGGAGAGAATTGCGCAAACGCCGCGGTTGGCACCATCGAGATAGTTGTGATTGTCACACTCACGGACAGCGTCAAGAGTGTCTTCCGGGCCATCGTGTTTTCCGTTTCCTAGAATTGCGTCTCAAGAACCGGCGCCGGCTCGTTCTGCGCGGATACGCGCTCCGACGGCGGGGGATGTTGCGTCAAGTCCACAGCCTCAGGGGTTGGCCAGCAATCGTCGTGGACAGGGTGGATCCGGAACCACGCCACATAGAGCGCCGGCAGGAACAGGAGCGTCAGCAGCGTGCCGACGATGATGCCGCCCATCATCGCGTAGGCCATCGGGCCCCAGAAAATCTCGCGCGCGATCGGAATCAGCGCGAGACTTGCAGCGGCCGCCGTCAGCAGGATCGGCCGCATGCGATGCTCGGTCGCTTCCACAACGGCATCCCAGGCCGGGCGCCCCTCCTTCCTCAGATCCTCGATCTGCACGATCAGGATCACGGAGTTTCGGACCAGAATACCGATCAGTGCCAGGACGCCGAGGATGCCAACGAACCCAAGCGGCGAGCCGCTCGGCAGCATGGCCATGACGACGCCGATCACGGCGAGCGGCGCGACCGCAAACAC from Bradyrhizobium sp. Ash2021 encodes the following:
- a CDS encoding ester cyclase → MSKEEDNKAIVGRWFTDFWGKTCDLGIVDELAAPDMLLQYSLHEPRRGREDIKAFMTDFRKAFPDLNFWGAADLIAEGDYVVGRWEGGGTHTGPAFSDFLVGSLPANTGRKMKFTGTTVLKLKDRKIIEEIGLDDGVTALQQLGLIRAA